Genomic window (Thermanaeromonas sp. C210):
TTTGAAGTCTGGATTTATACGTTCCTCTCCCTGGGGCTTCTGGTCCTGGCCGCCTTCCAACTCAACGAGCTTTGCGTCCGGCTGCTCCCCCTGGCCGTATTTGTACTGGTAATTTATTCTTATACCAAACGTTGGACCTGGGGGTGCCATCTAGTACTAGGCCTGGCAGACAGCCTGGCTCCTATGGGAGCGTGGGTAGCGGTGCGCGCAAGCCTGGATATCCCTGCCCTTGTACTGGGCATGGGGATGGGTCTCTGGGTGGCCGGCTTTGACATTATCTATGCCTGCCAGGACTACGACTTTGACCGGCGGTACGGTATCCATTCGATTCCGGCACGCTTCGGTAAGGACAAAGCCTTGTGGATAGCCCGGGCCTTCCACGGGCTTGCGGTGCTCTGCCTGACTCTTTTGGGCTTTTTTCTCCAACTGGGAACCGTTTACTTTGCCGGAGTGATAGTAGCGGCGCTGATCCTGGTTCACGAACACCGCCTGGTATCACCTGAGGATCTTTCCCGTATTAATGTAGCCTTTTTGCAGATGAACGGCTATCTCAGCATGCTTATGTTTGCCTTTACGGTACTGGCGGTGCTCTTATAACCCCTTGCCAAGGTGGTGAATAACTTGACGGAACTGACCAATGCCGAAATTGAGCGCTACAGCCGGCAGATTATCCTGTCCAACTTAGGGGGACGGGGGCAGAAAAGGCTCAAGGAAAGCAGGGTTCTGGTGGTAGGAGCCGGAGGCCTCGGGTCCCCGGTGGCCTACTACTTGGCCGCTGCCGGGGTGGGTACTATCGGCATTGTGGACAGTGATGCCGTGGAGCTCTCCAACCTCCAGCGACAGATCCTCCATTCCACCGATAGGCTGGGAAAATCCAAAGCCGAATCGGCGCGCGAGACGCTTCTGGCCTTAAATCCCCACATTACTGTCAACACCTACCCCCTGCGCTTGACCAAAGACAATATCCTACCCATTATCCAGGATTACGAAGTGGTGGTGGGCGGGGTAGACAATTTTCCCACGAGGTATCTGCTCAACGATGCCTGTGTAATGGCCGGCAAGCCCCTCGTGGAAGGTGGGGTACTCCAGTGGGACGGCCTGGTCATGACCATCAAGCCCGGGGAGGGACCCTGCTATCGCTGTATTTTCCCCGAACCGCCGCCTCGCGGGGCCGTGCCCTCCTGCCAGGAAGCGGGGGTCATGGGGGTGATCCCGGGGGTTATCGGCGTCATCCAGGCCACCGAAGTTATAAAGCTCTTGCTGGGTGTAGGGCAGACTCTTACCGGCCGTCTGATGCTGTACAACGCCCTGGAGATGCACTTCCGCGAAGTGACGGCCGAGCGTAATCCGGGTTGCCCTGTATGCGGTGACAACCCCCGCATTCGGGAGTTAGAAGATTACACCTTCGTCTGCGAAGGACAAAGTTGCCGAGGCGAACTACCGTGAAACATCCTTATTACCAAGCCGCTCAAAATATAGCATCCCAAATAGTGTCCTGGCGCAGGTACTTTCACCGGCACCCCGAGCTTAGTTTCCAGGAAAGGGAAACGGCACGCAAGATAAGCCATATCTTAGAATCCCTGGGACTGGAGGTGAGAACGGGCGTAGCCGGTACCGGAGTGGTAGGGCTGCTGCGAGGCTCGAGAAGCGATGCAGCCGTCGCTTTACGAGCAGATATGGATGCCCTTCCCCTGCAGGAAGCCACGGGAAGGGAATTTGCCTCCCTTAATCCGGGCGTCATGCATGCCTGCGGCCACGATGCCCACATGGCCATGGTGCTGGGAGCAGCGGCCATCCTGGCCCAGGAGCGGGATAGGTTGCCCGGTGCCGTTAAATTCATCTTCCAGCCCGGAGAAGAAAAGCCGCCCGGGGGAGCCAAATTAATGATCGAAGAAGGGGTGTTAGAAGATCCCCCGGTCAAGGCCATTTACGGTTTGCACGTGCACAGCCAGTTTCCGCCGGGAACGGTGGCCGTTAAAGAAGGGCCGGTCATGGCAGCGGTGGATAACTTCACTGTAAGGATCAGGGGGCGGGGCGGCCATGGCTCCTCACCCCACCTGGGCATTGATGCCATAGTGGTGGCCTGCGAAGTGGTCCTGGCCTTGCAAACGATTATCTCCCGCTCTTCCGACCCCCTCCAGCCCGTCGTCTTGACCGTGGGCACCATAAAGGGCGGCGAAAAGGAGAACATCATCGCCGGCGAAGTGGAGCTCAGCGGCACCGTGAGGACCCTGGATTCCGCCCTGCGGGCGGATATCAAGGAACGGTTTGAGCAGGTGGTAACGGGTGTTACTTCGGCCCACGGAGCCACTTATGAGCTCGAATATCTGGCGGCCTACCCGGTACTGTATAACAACGACCGGCTCCTCGAGATCCTGCGCTCCCTAGATCTGCGGGCCTTAGGGATAGATGGACTGTCCAGCCTCCCGGCGCCTTCCATGGGCGGGGAGGACTTCGCCTGGTATGCCCAAAAGGTTCCGGCATTATACCTCTTTTTGGGTGCCCGACCGTCTCCAGGCGAGGCCTACAACTGGCATCACCCCTCTTTTGACATCCACGAAGGGGTGCTGCCCACGGGTGCCGCCTTGCTGGCGGCCCTGGCTGCGGAAACCCTTAAGCTGAGCCCATAAAAAAACCTTCCCGCAGGAAGGTTTCGGAAAAAGGGGCGCTCAACTCTCTTTTTTAGCAAAGGTGTCTTTCTGTCCACATTCGGGGCATTTACGCGGTTTGCAGCGTGCTTCCTTTTCATAGCCGCAACTGTTGCATTTCCAAAGGGCCATAACGTCGCCTCCCGGTAAAGAAAAAGTAGTTATTATTATTTTAAAGCTAGCATGGTGCTCCGTCAACGGTTTTCTCTCCTGAATGTCCACGCTCTTAAGAGAGGGGTTTAGCTCGGCGGCCTAGGCAGGCCTATTTTTGCAGCCCGGAGAAAAGAGTATTATAATAGTAACTGCCGCCATTAGCGCCGGAAGGAGGTTGGCACGTGAAGGTCATAATTCACCAGGCCGGGAGGCGGGAACTGGAGGTTCCCGGGGGAAAGAAGCTGGCCGATATTGCTCGCGAGCTGAATATCAACCTAGAAGCGCACCTGGTAGTGCGCGGGGGCAGCATCCTTACCCGGGACGCATTTATTGAAGATGAAGACGTCATCGAAATCTTCCCGGCCATATCGGGGGGATAAGAAATGCGCTGTAAAGGTTGTCAGGCCAAGGCTACAGTAGAAGTAAGGCACCACAATGCCGCCTACTGCAATGACTGTTTCCAGGACTACTTTCTTAAAAGGGTCCAGCATAACATTCGCGCCTACAAAATGTTCTCCCCCGGTGACCGTGTGCTTTTGGTGGTCTCCGGTGGTAAAGACAGCCTCAGCCTGTGGGATGCCTTAATACGGCTGGGCTACCAGGTCACCGCCCTTTATATAGACCTGGGGATTGAGGGCTATTCCCAGCGTTCGGGGGACAAATGCCGGGAGTTCGCTGCCAAGAACGGGACGTCCCTTGGGACCATATCGGTGAAAGAAGTCTGGGGCTTGAGCATTCCCGAAATAGCCCGGAAAACCCGCCGGACTCCCTGCGCCGTGTGCGGCCGCATTAAGCGCTATCTATTTAATAAATGCGCTCTGGAGGGCAGTTTTCCGGTTGTGGCCACGGGCCACAACCTGGATGACGAAGCTGCCTCTTTGCTGGGTAACCTCCTCCACTGGCAGACGGGTTATTTGGCCCGCCAGCAGCCCAATCTGCCGGCTACCCACCCGAAATTGGTGAAAAAAGTCAAGCCCCTGTACACCCTAACCGAGCGGGAGTGCCTCGCCTACGCCCTGATCCGGAATATCCCTTACCTCGCCGAAGACTGCCCCTATGCCGAAGGGGCTACCAGCATTACCTATAAAGAAGCCCTCAATCACATCGAAGCAGCATCGCCGGGGACCAAACTCTCCTTTTTGAAGGGATTCTTAAAGCATAAGGGCCTGTTTCGGGAATACGACGGGGAGGTAGAACTGAGGGAGTGCTCCCGTTGCGGCCAGGTGACGACCGAAGAAGTATGTTCCGTTTGCCGCCTTCTGGAAAGGGCCCAAAAGCGCAGCGCGGCTCAACAGAAATGAGTTTGCAGAAGGTGTTCCTTAACGGTGGCATGTCTCTAAGGATTACTCGTCCGGGCGTGTTTTAAAGCAGGAACAGGAGCAGGTAAACAGAAGGCCAGAGGTAGTAAACGCCGAATGAGCGGGGAACTCCGCCGAATTCCGAAAGTTGAGCACTACCCTTGCTTTGCCAGGCTATTAGCGCGAGAGGGAGCTAAATCACGCCTAGCTAAAAGGGGGGATAGCTCTCAGGCTTCCCGAATCTTGTCTGGGGAGCAACTCCGTGCTAAAATAAAGACATCGGAAAAGCCTTACGGGATGTAGCTCAGCTTGGTAGAGCACCTGCTTTGGGAGCAGGGGGTCGCAGGTTCAAATCCTGTCATCCCGACCATATTCAATGCCGGCGTAGCTCAGCAGGTAGAGCAGCTGACTTGTAATCAGCAGGTCACCGGTTCGAGTCCGGTCGCCGGCTCCAGTAAAAACTAGGGGTCGCAAGGGTTTGCGGCTCCTAAATTTTTTCCTGATCATCGCCAAGTGTTGAGTTGCCGCCCAGTTGTCGCCCATCTGCGGAAATAGCCTTCTCCAGCCTCTCTACTGTTTTCCGGTGCCAGCGGGGGAGAGCATGGGAGTACATGCGGGCGGTGGTATAGGCGTCTTTGTGGCGGAGGACTTCCTGAACGGTGGGGAGAGGGATGCCGTGTGCGAGCATGATAGAAGCGCATGTATGCCAGAGATCATGGGGGCGCATTTCCGGCATGCCTGCTGCTTTGGCTGTTTTTTTTATGGCCCGGTGGACGTTCCTTTGAATAAAACGAGTTTCATTGGCCGTAAGGGACTACTATAACAAAGGCTGTTGACCTAATAACGCGTCAACAGCCTTTGTTATGGCGTAATGCTAGGCGCGGCTTCTCAGGTTAGGAGTCTATTTGTACGGGGTTAATCTCAACAGCACAAATACGGCTTGCGGGGATTATGATGGCCCTCAAGAGCTGTTTATCAACGATTTTGCCGCCGCTGAATACCTTCAAGAAAAGGCAATCGCCACGGGCCGGAAGTAGGACGGCAAAATTCTTGATAAAGAACAATTTGGACCCGTTTATGACTTTTTTGCAGCAATCGCCGCACTCGAACTCAATGCCGATTTTTTTATCATCGTTGCGTTGCAACTCATTGAGGATGGACTCCAGTCCTTCCAATGCTGGATCCCTTTCGGGCGAACTCTCTCTAATCTTGTCAAAAATTGCGTTCAAATCAGCTTCAGACAATGGAATCACTCCTTCTTTTTAGTCTTTGATAATAGAATATGGATCTACCTGGCAAATGGTTACACAATCACGGTGGCCTTCTTGAATCGATTCATGAGAAAATAGATCCAGGATGTCTCGGTGAAATTCATAGGCTACATGATGGTAGCCCTCGCATTCGATGATTATCCATACTTAGCAGGCTGTATCTTGTTATCACTATCATTTTTTGGACAATTAGATAGATTTCTCTAGCCTTTTGGACGAAATATATTATAATTGAGGTAAAGGCCATATGAGCCTCTTTCTTGCTAGAACGCGGGAGTTAAATATTTTGTCTTTCCCTTTTTATTTAACACGGATAATTGTTAAACAAAAAAAGCAAGAAAAGAAGCTGGTCATTAGCAGGAAAAACGGGATTTGTGCAGAATTTCACTAATGTTGGTGGCCCTGAACACCAGGGTACTGATTTTTGAACATGGGGGCTTTAGGGTGAAGCTAGCAATCTCTGGCAAAGGTGGGGTAGGAAAAACCACTCTAGCCGCCGCGTTAACCAGGTTCTTTGCCTGCAAGGGTTACCGGGTCTTTGCGGTGGATGCCGACCCGGACACCAGCTTAGGATTGGTCCTAGGGCTGCCCGAGGAATGCCTCGGTTCCCTTAAACCTGTAGTGGAGATGCGCGAAGTTATTGCCGAACTTACCGGCGGCAGCGGGACCTTTTTCTCTCTGAACCCCGATGTGGATAAGCTTTTACAGGATTATACCCTCACCTACGGCAACATTTCCTTTTTGAAAATGGGAGGGGTGAAGCAGGGCGGTTCAACTTGCTACTGCCGGGAAAATGCCGTGCTCAATGCACTGGTCAACTCCCTCCTCTTGAGGGAAAATGAGATAGTGGTTTTGGACATGAGTGCCGGCATTGAGCACCTTACACGGGGGACGGCGCGGGGTGTAGACGTTATGCTGGTGGTAGTGGAACCCTCCGTGGTGAGTACGCGCACGGCGCGCGTGGTAGAAAAACTGGCCCTGGAACTGGGTGTTCCCCTGGTCAAATTTGTGGCCAATAAAGTGCGGGACGGCCGCCAGGAACAGTTCCTCCGGGAGCATTTTTCGGCGGAAGAACTAATTGGAACCCTACCTTTTCAGGAAGAAATCCTGGATTTGAGCCTGGGAAGGGAGGCCGAGGAGCCCGTGGTTTTCCAGGAGGCTGTAGCCCGAATAGGCAACTACTTATTAGCCAGCAAGGAGTGAGGAGTTAGTCATGCCCGCTTCTACCAGTTTAAAGGCTGGGAGCGGAGGAATATACCGGTGGTCCCGGTACGGAACTTTTTACCAAGGAGGTACAAGGCATAATGCCCAGGTTTAGCGACCCCAGTCACACCTGCCGTCCTTCCGGCGCCCCGCGGGTTACGGAACCCAAGCGCCGGGAGCGGAGCATTGACTCTGCGGTGCTTTCGGTGCTGGAGCACACCCGGCAGCTCCCGCAAGTAGTTACCGCCTTCGATCGCTTTGTAGCCCAACAGCCCCAGTGTAAATTTGGCTATGAGGGAATATGTTGCCGTTTTTGTATGATGGGGCCGTGCAGAATCAAGGGCGACAGCGGTCCCGGGAGCCGGGGTATATGCGGTGCCTCGCCGTGGACCATAGTGGCCCGAAGTGTCGGCTTGATGATTTTAACCAGTGCCGCGGCCCACTGCGAACACGGCAACCACATAGCCCACACCCTCCTGGAGATGGCCGAAGGCCACTCGCCGGATTACGAAATAAAGGATCCGGAGAAGCTATACCAGGTCTGCCGGAGGGTAGGTGTGCAGACGGAAGGAAAGACGGAAGTGGAACTCGCCAGGGAGCTGGCCCTCAAGGCCCTGGAAGATTTCAGCCGCCTTAAGGGGATGGGGGATAGTGTGTGGGTTACCACCACGGTAACCCCCGGCCGTGTGGAAAAATTCCGTACCCATAACGTCATGCCCCACGGTATCCATGCCACCATTTCGGACCTGGTCAGCCAGGCCCACGTAGGGAATGATGACGATCCGGTCAACCTAGTGTTCAGCGCAGTGCGCGTGGGGCTGGCCGACTATGCCGGTATGCACATCGCCACCGACCTTTCGGATATCTTGTTCGGTACGCCGGAGCCCGTAGTAAGCCAGGCCAACATGGGGGTACTGGATCCGGATAAAGTAAATTTCGTTCTCCATGGTCATAATCCCTTACTTAGCGAGATAATCGTCCGGGCCGCCCGGGAGATGGAGGGAGAGGCAGTTGCGGCCGGTGCCCGGGGTATCAACCTGGTGGGCATTTGTTGCACGGGCAATGAGGTGCTCATGCGGCAGGGAATACCCCTGGTGACCTCCTATGGTTCCCAGGAGCTGGCTATCTGCACCGGAGCCGTAGACGCCATGTGCGTGGATGTCCAGTGCATCATGCCCGGCCTGCAGCGGGTGGCCGAATGTTTCCATACGCGCCTGATAACTACCTCGGATATCGCCAAAATTCCGGGAGCCTATCACCTGGACTACCAGACTCACAGCGCTTTTTCCCAGGCCAAGGAAGTACTGCGCCTGGCCATTCAGGCCTTCCAAGAACGAAAGGAGAGCGGCCGGGAAGTCTTCATCCCGCCCCTTAAGAATACCGTAGTGGCCGGCTGGAGCCTGGAAGCTCTCTTCAAGCTCTTCGGCGCCGTTAATCCCGAAAATCCCGTACGGGTCTTAAACGAGGCCATCCTGGAGGGCGAACTGGCCGGGGTGGTCCTCATGGCCGGGTGCAACAATCTTAAAGTCTATCAGGATGCCTCCCACATAGCCATTATGAAAGAACTACTCAAGAACAATGTCTTCGTAATAGCTACGGGCTGTTCTGCCCAATCGGCAGCCAAACTGGGACTCATGGATCCGGCTATGGTTGACCAACTGTGCGGTGACGGGCTTAAGAGTTTCTTAGCCCGCTTGAGGGAAAAAGCCCAAGTAAGTGTCGGCCTGCCCCCGGTGTTCCACCTGGGTTCCTGTGTAGATAATACCCGGGCCTCGGATCTCCTCATGGCCATGGCCAACGACCTCGGGGTGGACACTCCTAAAGTACCCTTCGCTGCTTCGGCCCCCGAAGCCATGAGCGGGAAGGCTACGAGCATCGGTACGTGGTGCGTAGCCCTCGGGCTTCCCACCCACGTCGGGTGCATGCCGCCCGTGGAAGGAAGCGACCTGATATACAGCATTCTGACCCAGATCGCCGGCGACGTTTACGGGGGCTACTTCATCTTTGAAATGGACCCCCAGGTGGCAGCTCGTAAGATACTGAATGCCTTGGAATACCGCACTTGGAAACTGGGTGTGCACCGCGAAGTAGCCGAGCGCTTCGGCACCCGGTTATGCCAGGGTTATTAGAAGGGGGAGAGGAACCATGGCCGTAGACTTCGACAAGATATATGAGGGCGCTTTGCCGGACGGCAAGATTCCCACCAAACTCTTCCGGGAGGTTTACCACGGAGCGATTACGGCCGTAAGTTATGCCGAAATCCTCCTGAACAAGGCCATACGGGACTACGGCCCCGATCACCCGGTAGGATATCCCGACACCGCCTATTATTTGCCGGTAATCCGATGCTTTAGCGGAGAAAAGGTTACCAAGTTGGGAGACCTGCCTCCCATATTAAACCGTAAGAGGGCCCAAATAAAATCCGAGCTTACCTTTGAAAACGCCAGGCTGGCGGGCGAGGCCACCTGGTATGCGGCCGAGATCATCGAAGCCCTCCGCTACCTCAAGTATAAGCCCGAGGAACCCCTGGCTCCCGAGCCCGGGACCGGCTTCATCAGTGACCCTGTAGTGAGGCGTTACGGGGTCAAAATGGTGGACTGGACCATTCCCGGTGAGGCTATTATTTTAGGTCGGGCCAGAGACCCCAAGGCCCTGGCGAAGATGGTCCAGGAGCTAATGGGCATGGGCTTCATGCTCTTTATCTGCGATGAAGCTGTCGAACAGCTCCTGGAACAGAATGTCAAACTGGGCATCGACTATATTGCCTTCCCCCTGGGCAACTTTACCCAGATAGTCCATGCGGCCAACTATGCCTTGCGGGCCGGCATGATGTTTGGCGGGGTTACGCCTGGTGACCGCGACGCCCAGCGCGACTATCAGCGCCGCCGCATCCGGGCCTTTGTCCTTTACCTGGGTGAGCGGGACATGGTCAAGACGGCGGCCGCCTTTGGAGCCATCTTCACCGGCTTCCCCGTCATCACCGACCAGCCCCTGGCCGAAGATGAGCAAATTCCCGACTGGTTCTTCAGCGTCGAGGATTATAGTAAAATGGTCCAGATCGCCATGGAGGTCAGAGGAATTAAGCTCACCAAGATCAAGCTCGAGCTGCCCATCAACTTTGGCCCGGCCTTTGAAGGGGAGAGCATCCGCAAGCACGATATGTATGTGGAAATGGGCGGGAACCGCAGCCCGGCTTTCGAACTGGCCAGGAGTGTAGGAGAGGCCGACATTACCGACGGCCGCATCGAGGTCATCGGGCCCGATCTTCCCGATATCCCCGAGGGCAGCGTCCTTCCCTTCGGCCTCCTCGTGGACATCTACGGCCGCAAAATGCAGGAAGACTTCGAAGGCGTCCTGGAGCGGCGCATCCACGACTTCATTAATTACGGCGAGGGCCTCTGGCATACCGGCCAGCGGAACATCAACTGGCTGCGCATAAGCAAGGACGCCGTAGCCAAGGGCTTCCGGTTCAAACACATGGGTGAGCTCCTCATCGCCAAAATGAAGGAAGAATTCCCGGCCATCGTAGACCGGGTACAGGTCACCATAATCACCGAAGAGGACAGAGTCCGGCAGGAAATGGAGAAGGCTAAAGAAAAATATAAGAAGCGCGACGACCGCATGCGGGGACTGACCGACGAGGCCGTGGACACCTTCTACTCTTGCGTCCTCTGCCAGTCCTTTGCCCCTAACCACGTATGCATAGTGACTCCCGAGCGAGTGGGCCTGTGCGGGGCGGTGACCTGGCTCGATGCCAAAGCGTCGTACGAAATCAACAGCGCCGGACCCAATCAGCCCATTCCCAAAGGAGGGGAAATAGACCCCATAAAGGGTATCTGGAAGAGCGTCAACGACTACCTCTACAGTGCCTCCAACCATACCCTGGAGCAGGTATGTCTTTACACCCTCATGGAGAATCCCATGACTTCCTGCGGGTGTTTCGAAGCCATCATGGCGGTGGTGCCCGAACTCAACGGCATTATGATCACTACCCGCGACCATACGGGCATGACTCCTTCCGGCATGACCTTCTCCACCCTGGCGGGTATGATCGGCGGCGGGGTGCAGACTCCCGGCTTCATGGGCATCGGCCGGAGCTACATTGTAAGCAAGAAGTTCATCAAGGCTGACGGCGGCATCGCCCGTATAGTCTGGATGCCCAAATCCCTAAAAGAATACTTGCGGGAAGACCTCGTCCGGCGAAGCGTCGAGGAAGGCCTGGGGGAAAAGTTCATCGACCAGATCGCCGACGAAACGGTGGGCACCACAGTGGAAGAAATACTGCCCTTCCTGGAGGAAAAGGGTCACCCGGCCCTCACTATGGACCCCCTCCTGTAGTTTGAACCGTTAAGCGCCGACCGGGGGCGGCTTCCGGCCCCGGCGAAGCTGTAATCTCACTTCTCGGTGGTTAGAAAGGGGTTATAAGCCATGGGTCTTACTGGACTGGAGATTTACAAGCAGCTCCCCAAGAAAAACTGCGGCGAATGCGGCACACCTACTTGTCTGGCCTTTGCCATGAACCTGGCAGCCGGCAAGGCCACCCTGGACTCCTGCCCTTACGTTACCCCCGCTGCCCGGGAGGCCCTGGAATCGGCTTCCGCCCCGCCTATTGCCAAAATAATTCTGGGCACTGGTGAAAGGGCGGTAGAGATGGGGGACGAAACCGAACTGTTCCGCCATGACAAGCGGTTCTACCATGAGCCCGTTATAGCCGTTGAGGTCAGCGACGCCCTGCCAGAAGAGGAGATCTTACACAAAATCAGGAGCATAAATGACCTGGTCTTTGAGCGCGTAGGCCAGCGCTACCAGGTGGAGGCCATTGCCGTAGCGCACCAGGCTTCCGGGGCGGATGCCTTTGCGAGAGCCGTAAGCCTGGTTGCAGCTAACAGCCCCTTGAACCTGGTGCTGGTCGCGGAGGACCCGGCGGTCATGAAGGCGGCCTTACCGGCCGTTGCTGACCGTAAACCCCTGATCTATGCCGCCAACGCCGCCAATTACGAGGCCATGACCGGCCTCGCCAAAGAGCATGAATGTCCCCTGGCGGTCAAGGGCGGCAACCTGCAGGAGCTGGCGGACGTGGTAGATAAGATTACGGCCGTGGGGTACAAACAACTGGTGCTGGATCCCGGCGCTCGTGAGGTTTCCCGCGCCATTGCCGATTTCACCCAAATCCGGCGGCAGGCCATCAAGAAGCGCTTCCGCACCTTCGGCTATCCTCTTATGGCCTTCACCACGGCGGAAGATCCTCTCATGGAGGTGCTGGAGGCCGTAGATTACATTGCCAAGTATGCCAGCCTGGTCGTGCTCAAGACGGCCGCCAAGGCCCATCTACTGCCGTTGCTCTCTTGGAGGCAGAACCTGTACACCGATCCCCAGGTACCTATCCGGGTAGAGGAAAAGATTTACGAGATCGGCGAGGTCAACGAGAATTCTCCGGTCTACATCACCACCAACTTCTCCCTCACCTACTACTCCGTGGAAGGCGAGGTGGAGGCCAGCCGGATACCCAGCTTCATCATCCCGGTGGACACCAACGGGCTTTCTGTCTTGACCGCCTACGCCGACGGCAAGTTCGAGGCGGAAAAGATAGCCGGGGTCATGAAGAAGTTGGGCATCGAAAATAGGGTCCGACACCGGACGGTAGTAATACCGGGCACTGTGGCGGTGCTGAAGGGGAAGCTGGAGGAACTCACCGGCTGGACGGTGCTCGTGGGACCGCGGGAGGCTTCGGGCATTCCCTCCTTTGCCCGCAGCCAGTTTGCCTAAAATAGCCGTTCCTTCAAGGAGGCCGAGATAGCTTGCAGCAATACACGGTGACCTTTTCACCGGATAATGTACGGGCTACGGTCCCGGCCGGAACCAGTATTTTGGAGGCGGCGTCCCGGGCAGGAATAGCTCTGAAGAGCACCTGCGGCGGCCAGGGTACCTGTAAGCGCTGTATAGTACAGGTAAAGGATGGGCAGGTAACCTGTGAGCGGGACCCTCTGCCGGAAACTTTGCGGGGGGAAGGCTACACCCTGGCCTGCCAAACTAAGGTGTGGGGCCATGTCACCGTTGAAATACCCCCTGAAGCCCGCCTGGCCAAGCACCGGGTTCTCCTGCAGGACGAGGCGCCGGCTTCTGAAGCGGGGGCGGCAGAGGAGCTTTTAGGGGGGCGCCCCTTCCAGCCCCTGTGCGAAGCGGTAAACCTGCAGCTTGACCCGCCTACCCTCACCGAAAACGCCAGCGACTGGCACCGCCTGCGGGGTGCCCTGCGCCGGCATAGGCCGGAAGAATATTCTACTATCGGTCTCCCAAGCCTGCGTGAGCTGGCCGAAAGCCTGCGCCGGGCGGACTGGCAGGTGAAGGTAGTCCTGGCGCAATTAAAAGGAGCCAGTGAAGTAATCAGGGTAGCCCCGGCCGACAGCGGGGGGGTCTACGGCCTGGCCGTAGACCTTGGTACTACCACCGTGGCTGCCGCCCTGGTAGATCTTGCAGCAGGAGAGGTGCTAGGCCAGGCGGGGACCTACAACCGGCAGGCCCGCTTTGGTGATGATATCATCTCCCGCGTTATCCATGCGACCGGCGAAGAGGGGGGACTAGAGGAGCTCCGGGAGGCGGCCCTGGCCAGCATCAACGAAGTGGCGGCCGAGCTTGTAGAGAAGTGCGGGATTGCGCCGGAGGAGGTGGTGGTGGCGACCCTGGCGGGCAACACCACCATGAGCCATCTCTTTCTGGGCCTTACCCCTAAATACATCCGACTGCAGCCTTATATCCCCACTACGGCGGAATATCCCATTGTGCGGGCCTGGGAAGCGGGGTTAAATATTCACCCCGCGGCTCCGGTCCTGGTATTCCCGTCGGTGGCCAGTTATGTGGGGGGCGACATCGTTTCCGGAACCCTCTTTACGCGTCTTAGCGAAAGCGACGAGCTGGTGCTTTTCGTGGATATCGGCACCAATGGGGAAATGGTGCTGGGTAATAGAGAATGGCTGATGGCCTGTGCCTGCTCTGCCGGGCCTGCCTTTGAGGGCGGCGGCATCACTTGCGGCATGAGGGCCATGCAGGGCGCCATCGAAAGGGTAGAGGTCGACCCGGCCACATCAGAAGTAAGGGTAAAGGTTATCGGCAACACCAAACCCGTGGGCATCTGCGGCTCGGGGTTGATCGATGCCCTGGCCAAGCTGCGCCGGGCAGGAATCCTCGACCGCATGGGGAATTTTGTCCCCGAAAGGGCCGGCAGGCGGCTGCGGCGGGGAGAAGACGGATATGAATTCGTCCTTGCCTGGAAGGAGGA
Coding sequences:
- a CDS encoding AAA family ATPase, coding for MKLAISGKGGVGKTTLAAALTRFFACKGYRVFAVDADPDTSLGLVLGLPEECLGSLKPVVEMREVIAELTGGSGTFFSLNPDVDKLLQDYTLTYGNISFLKMGGVKQGGSTCYCRENAVLNALVNSLLLRENEIVVLDMSAGIEHLTRGTARGVDVMLVVVEPSVVSTRTARVVEKLALELGVPLVKFVANKVRDGRQEQFLREHFSAEELIGTLPFQEEILDLSLGREAEEPVVFQEAVARIGNYLLASKE
- a CDS encoding TIGR00269 family protein; its protein translation is MRCKGCQAKATVEVRHHNAAYCNDCFQDYFLKRVQHNIRAYKMFSPGDRVLLVVSGGKDSLSLWDALIRLGYQVTALYIDLGIEGYSQRSGDKCREFAAKNGTSLGTISVKEVWGLSIPEIARKTRRTPCAVCGRIKRYLFNKCALEGSFPVVATGHNLDDEAASLLGNLLHWQTGYLARQQPNLPATHPKLVKKVKPLYTLTERECLAYALIRNIPYLAEDCPYAEGATSITYKEALNHIEAASPGTKLSFLKGFLKHKGLFREYDGEVELRECSRCGQVTTEEVCSVCRLLERAQKRSAAQQK
- a CDS encoding RCKP-type rubredoxin-like domain-containing protein, whose protein sequence is MALWKCNSCGYEKEARCKPRKCPECGQKDTFAKKES
- a CDS encoding M20 metallopeptidase family protein; protein product: MSWRRYFHRHPELSFQERETARKISHILESLGLEVRTGVAGTGVVGLLRGSRSDAAVALRADMDALPLQEATGREFASLNPGVMHACGHDAHMAMVLGAAAILAQERDRLPGAVKFIFQPGEEKPPGGAKLMIEEGVLEDPPVKAIYGLHVHSQFPPGTVAVKEGPVMAAVDNFTVRIRGRGGHGSSPHLGIDAIVVACEVVLALQTIISRSSDPLQPVVLTVGTIKGGEKENIIAGEVELSGTVRTLDSALRADIKERFEQVVTGVTSAHGATYELEYLAAYPVLYNNDRLLEILRSLDLRALGIDGLSSLPAPSMGGEDFAWYAQKVPALYLFLGARPSPGEAYNWHHPSFDIHEGVLPTGAALLAALAAETLKLSP
- a CDS encoding tyrosine-type recombinase/integrase; protein product: MQRNVHRAIKKTAKAAGMPEMRPHDLWHTCASIMLAHGIPLPTVQEVLRHKDAYTTARMYSHALPRWHRKTVERLEKAISADGRQLGGNSTLGDDQEKI
- a CDS encoding MoaD/ThiS family protein, encoding MKVIIHQAGRRELEVPGGKKLADIARELNINLEAHLVVRGGSILTRDAFIEDEDVIEIFPAISGG
- a CDS encoding UbiA-like polyprenyltransferase, which translates into the protein MGFPGVFYRKLNIFLEMIKFEHTIFALPFAYLGAFLAAEGLPTGHQLFWITMAMIGARTAAMSLNRLIDRHIDALNPRTADRALPRGILSVFEVWIYTFLSLGLLVLAAFQLNELCVRLLPLAVFVLVIYSYTKRWTWGCHLVLGLADSLAPMGAWVAVRASLDIPALVLGMGMGLWVAGFDIIYACQDYDFDRRYGIHSIPARFGKDKALWIARAFHGLAVLCLTLLGFFLQLGTVYFAGVIVAALILVHEHRLVSPEDLSRINVAFLQMNGYLSMLMFAFTVLAVLL
- a CDS encoding HesA/MoeB/ThiF family protein, giving the protein MTELTNAEIERYSRQIILSNLGGRGQKRLKESRVLVVGAGGLGSPVAYYLAAAGVGTIGIVDSDAVELSNLQRQILHSTDRLGKSKAESARETLLALNPHITVNTYPLRLTKDNILPIIQDYEVVVGGVDNFPTRYLLNDACVMAGKPLVEGGVLQWDGLVMTIKPGEGPCYRCIFPEPPPRGAVPSCQEAGVMGVIPGVIGVIQATEVIKLLLGVGQTLTGRLMLYNALEMHFREVTAERNPGCPVCGDNPRIRELEDYTFVCEGQSCRGELP